Proteins from a single region of Murdochiella vaginalis:
- a CDS encoding helix-turn-helix domain-containing protein, translating to MDQIKIGKFMASCRKEQGMTQAVLAEKLGISDRAISKWETGKSMPDSGIMLELCELLKINVNELLSGERIMAEVYDKRAEETCWR from the coding sequence ATGGATCAAATCAAAATTGGAAAATTCATGGCATCCTGCAGGAAGGAACAGGGCATGACTCAGGCAGTCCTTGCCGAGAAGCTCGGAATCAGTGACCGGGCAATATCAAAATGGGAGACTGGAAAGTCCATGCCGGATTCCGGGATTATGCTGGAGCTGTGCGAGCTTCTGAAAATCAACGTCAACGAACTCCTGTCGGGCGAAAGAATTATGGCAGAAGTATATGACAAACGGGCAGAAGAAACCTGCTGGCGATGA
- a CDS encoding bacteriocin-associated integral membrane family protein encodes MKRWFTSLTSIIFVLFFCFILQEKPDGMLFTMYPDVLVLSMPQDLDWQDVEKDLDKLGKETNSLISLRIAQPTDEDGKTSHFSYLLFGPGKLPQGMTEASSQDQEKVDPVNSYSILRGSLSQERLAEVLRSHGAKAEYFPDDHSLFSLVLGYLPRPSLSFSLLLFGLLFILLITMRRIQDLRKSGIQVLSGIGRWHLLKASLLDDVFAILIGFFAAGLVSVFFLILTRLWNDKFILFLLTCAGIYAIILLLLSLLMELIFWRVLRKSHLIDLIKGRMPIKSALAVLLIGQGIAFLAVGFGTHMVTVVYPLYQTIQEGTEAWAKRSDAFHFSMNLGAFDPYQKELQNQRDLAWYDFTADAFMEDDVFYCEHFLREQDPILPSLEESRKILLVSPSYLKREEILADPNEQRKMEHLQEGEFGLILSKNCSREEKAKAEKALQSYLYEAFWGKESKRSKEDIQPIRLLSAKADPVFFYNYEGKPPRQYLEDPYILVLTPKATGKSITSAKQWSSRIDAYLLFPSFDRVEQLLHKHGLSRSVSHIKNTRNVYLEQVAGYRFELITLLIGSIIGTLTAAVSFVVMNRLYFEHFRRMIFIRRISGFSFFKNHENYLKLQGGVMAGGLILLFVLSRKVLLNLLVFLVFMMMEGILLHRQMKRENRSAVTLLKGE; translated from the coding sequence ATGAAGAGATGGTTTACTAGTTTGACTTCAATCATTTTTGTTCTATTTTTTTGTTTCATCCTCCAGGAAAAGCCTGATGGCATGCTTTTTACGATGTATCCGGATGTGCTCGTCTTATCGATGCCTCAAGATTTAGATTGGCAGGATGTAGAAAAGGATTTAGACAAGCTGGGCAAAGAAACCAACAGTCTCATTAGTTTACGAATTGCACAGCCAACGGATGAAGATGGAAAGACATCCCATTTTTCCTACCTTCTATTCGGCCCAGGGAAGTTGCCCCAGGGTATGACAGAGGCTAGCAGCCAGGATCAGGAGAAAGTGGACCCGGTCAATTCCTACAGCATCTTACGTGGCTCCCTTTCTCAGGAGAGGCTAGCTGAAGTCCTTCGTTCTCATGGGGCGAAGGCGGAGTATTTTCCCGATGATCATTCTTTATTTTCCTTAGTTCTAGGCTATCTCCCACGGCCATCACTTAGTTTTAGCTTGCTTCTTTTCGGCCTGCTTTTCATTCTTCTCATCACCATGCGCCGGATTCAAGACCTTAGAAAATCAGGGATACAGGTCCTTTCGGGCATAGGTCGTTGGCATCTTTTAAAAGCATCCCTGCTGGACGATGTATTCGCTATTTTGATAGGCTTTTTCGCAGCGGGTCTTGTTTCGGTTTTCTTTCTTATCCTTACCAGACTTTGGAACGACAAATTTATTCTCTTCCTTTTGACTTGTGCCGGAATCTATGCCATAATCCTACTTCTTTTATCCCTTCTGATGGAACTCATTTTTTGGCGAGTGCTGAGAAAAAGCCATTTAATTGATCTTATAAAGGGGAGAATGCCTATTAAGTCGGCCCTTGCGGTCCTACTAATTGGGCAAGGAATCGCTTTTTTGGCAGTTGGCTTTGGAACCCACATGGTCACTGTCGTCTATCCTTTGTATCAAACGATTCAGGAGGGGACGGAGGCATGGGCCAAGCGATCGGATGCTTTTCATTTTAGTATGAATTTAGGTGCCTTTGATCCTTATCAAAAAGAATTGCAAAATCAGCGGGATCTAGCCTGGTACGATTTCACGGCGGACGCTTTTATGGAAGATGACGTTTTCTATTGCGAGCATTTTTTACGAGAGCAGGACCCAATTTTGCCAAGTCTGGAGGAAAGTCGGAAAATTTTGCTGGTTAGCCCATCCTATTTAAAACGGGAGGAGATCCTTGCCGATCCAAATGAACAAAGAAAGATGGAACACTTGCAGGAAGGCGAATTTGGCCTAATCCTGTCCAAGAATTGTTCCAGAGAGGAAAAAGCCAAGGCTGAGAAAGCTCTTCAAAGCTATCTCTATGAGGCTTTTTGGGGAAAAGAATCCAAGCGAAGTAAAGAAGATATACAACCTATTCGTTTGCTAAGTGCGAAAGCGGACCCGGTTTTCTTTTATAACTATGAAGGGAAGCCACCAAGACAATATCTGGAGGATCCCTATATTCTTGTGCTGACGCCTAAAGCTACAGGCAAGTCTATCACTTCTGCAAAGCAATGGTCTTCTCGAATCGATGCCTATCTCCTATTTCCCAGTTTTGATAGGGTAGAACAGCTTCTTCATAAACATGGATTAAGCAGGTCTGTTTCTCATATTAAAAACACAAGGAATGTATACCTAGAGCAGGTGGCAGGCTACCGTTTTGAGTTGATTACCTTATTAATTGGGAGCATCATTGGTACACTGACAGCGGCCGTTTCCTTTGTGGTCATGAATCGTTTGTATTTCGAACACTTCCGACGAATGATTTTTATTCGAAGAATTTCAGGCTTTTCTTTTTTCAAAAATCATGAAAACTATTTAAAATTACAAGGAGGGGTGATGGCAGGCGGCCTGATCTTACTTTTCGTTTTATCCCGTAAAGTCCTACTGAATCTTCTGGTCTTTCTTGTATTTATGATGATGGAGGGCATCCTTCTTCATCGGCAAATGAAGAGAGAAAATCGAAGTGCCGTTACCTTATTGAAAGGAGAATAG
- a CDS encoding recombinase family protein, translating into MISTLFTLPLAVEFTNRASLSLALLGIPDTAPTYDSLTLVGLSAQHQCHALNMTRLLQIDVRFSRSFAGIYQSVFLPRNTPIFTLGMDRIADGLMADGILTGAGKVKWHTSTINKILRNEKYMGDALLQKTYTTDFLTKKRIKNNGTVPQYYVEGDHEAIIPKELFMQVQAELVRRRVVHVSPTGKKRRFSCNHCFAQMVFCGDCGELYRRVHWNNHGCKSIVWRCISRLEITHAEMPCENRTVNELLLQEITLKAINKILTERKVFLKQLQANIAKAVVSADTLSPDGIQERLSELQKELIKKANNKQDYDAIADEIFRLREQKEQSEVDSHRREETMNRIKELQDFIAKQKTDITEFDETMVRMLIEKITVFADHFTVEFKSGLTIDIEA; encoded by the coding sequence TTGATTTCAACGCTTTTCACCCTTCCCTTGGCTGTAGAATTCACCAATCGCGCTTCGCTTTCGCTCGCGCTCTTGGGAATTCCTGACACGGCACCTACCTACGACTCGCTGACGCTCGTCGGGTTAAGTGCGCAACATCAGTGCCACGCTCTCAACATGACTCGATTGCTCCAGATTGATGTCAGATTTTCGCGGTCGTTCGCGGGAATTTATCAAAGCGTGTTTTTGCCTCGAAACACACCGATTTTTACCCTTGGTATGGATAGGATTGCAGACGGGCTTATGGCTGACGGCATCCTCACCGGCGCTGGCAAGGTAAAATGGCACACCAGCACCATCAACAAGATTCTCCGCAACGAGAAATACATGGGTGACGCGCTACTTCAAAAGACCTATACCACAGACTTCCTGACGAAGAAGCGGATCAAAAACAACGGCACCGTTCCTCAATACTACGTCGAGGGCGACCACGAGGCAATCATTCCGAAAGAGCTCTTCATGCAGGTGCAGGCGGAGCTTGTCCGTCGCCGGGTAGTCCACGTCAGCCCGACAGGTAAGAAACGCAGGTTCTCCTGCAATCACTGCTTTGCACAGATGGTTTTCTGCGGAGACTGCGGTGAACTTTACAGGCGCGTCCACTGGAACAACCACGGCTGCAAATCCATCGTCTGGCGCTGCATCAGCCGCTTGGAAATCACCCATGCAGAGATGCCCTGCGAGAACCGCACGGTCAACGAGCTCCTGCTGCAGGAGATCACGCTGAAGGCCATTAATAAGATTCTGACCGAGCGTAAGGTCTTTTTGAAACAACTGCAGGCAAACATCGCCAAAGCCGTAGTCAGCGCCGATACCCTCTCGCCGGACGGCATTCAGGAAAGGCTCTCGGAGCTGCAAAAGGAGCTCATCAAGAAAGCCAACAACAAGCAAGACTACGACGCCATCGCCGATGAGATTTTCCGGCTCCGGGAACAGAAAGAACAGTCCGAGGTCGACAGCCATCGCCGGGAAGAGACCATGAACCGGATCAAAGAGCTGCAGGACTTCATCGCTAAACAGAAAACTGACATCACAGAGTTTGATGAGACTATGGTTAGAATGCTCATTGAGAAGATTACCGTCTTCGCCGACCATTTCACCGTGGAATTCAAGTCCGGCCTCACAATCGACATCGAAGCATAA